A genome region from Carassius auratus strain Wakin unplaced genomic scaffold, ASM336829v1 scaf_tig00036137, whole genome shotgun sequence includes the following:
- the LOC113082455 gene encoding zinc finger protein 462-like isoform X2 — protein sequence MEVLQCDGCDFRAESNDELKVHVEDVHTAFLQPAEVGEGEGSPRRSRSNSLNSLSQTEDEEDLSNHNYDSLKKEAGIKPFNKDLGHISDSKKMKHNQSAKPSNKTSTPFFQCKFCVRYFRSSSLLSEHTKKVHGEASDERSLKTSKQASCSAMTYDGVGTVFSCQYCTYKSPQRARILKHQKMHHKESLPGHSAPPVGAEVLDLDSDASSVEEQCEESPGDVERNVLESMIKPQSRGSFNCEWCGFQTSLRQQLADHMMKKHHNMVKIMVSLQQPKTHDGSVGSSKSDSASSRRSTPTSNLNLNDLASNEGSSANPSSIKGSSGNASLKTTSGISSFQYSQLTAKIPNSTGSSILSERSTFTMADMSRSGLDLDASMLNDSRSSSDDELCDLDDPNYTESAEDSTKLLLSEEDNDLLETKGVPFKRHMNRFQCPFCSFLTMHRRSISRHIENIHLSGKATVYKCDKCPFLCTNPIKLDAHKQCHSGSSEWDTMDLTSESVDGPSDHSVPVNGGNGSSKINGKKSSAVDEQQGPHRCSLCNFSTITLKGLRVHQQHKHSYCDGTQVAGQEGSSNEQQDSESESYSSLSFVQKTQTSILGFSTKKHLIGKTARKSINDLPLDLSPVKKRTRIDEIANNLQSKISQSQQHEDVINLEEMDDDMEENGNHIDLETSKERESSDARSQHYTFNTQRLPVRNSGSVQTERGVGKRKRNLQSKLSSRNIPVQVTISDDEDNYSASLESKDAQDQSSQDSRETYQDNTEFNTEEPGNLFYCKHCEYQNKSARSVSTHYQRMHPYIKFSFRYILDPEDQSAVFRCLECFIEYNNFNDLHQHYMTHHPEASNVLNFNQPDLVYMCRFCSYTSPNVRSLMPHYQRMHPSVKINNAMIFSSYMVDQPHKGAAESQTLREILNSGPKSFSPTSSGSRSSSSPALKSICKTAEANAETEGLRESLGGNVVVYDCDVCSFSSPNMHSVLVHYQKKHPEQKASYFRIQKTMRVISVDRAQLSNNSTYSLTSTPKSSNVISPAALDEDVYYCKHCVYNNRSVVGVLVHYQKRHPEIKVTAKYIKQAPPTPGLLKLMDELQIAPPKQFLKQLNNNGIEGSGNSSTKGASDKGEPEMLFFCQHCDYGNRTVKGVLIHYQKKHRDVKANADLVRRHTAVVRSQRERAQMSQAGSSTSTATVATEAEKSRALRSLKCRHCVYTSPYVYALKKHLKKDHPTVKATAMTILHWAYQDGVLEAGYHCEWCIYSHAEPSGLLMHYQRRHPEHNVDYTYMASKLWAGPDTSTSRQAGNSETKHYQCRDCAFEACSIWDITNHYQVVHPWAVKGDESVLLDIIKGNKAPEKLLPHLPKGHISMSSPFNSNQEEEAAVEVSRPTHERQANLSLSATSSISNNPYQCTVCLSEYNSLHGLLTHYGKKHPGMKVKAADFAQEADINPSSVYKCRQCPYVNSRIHGVLTHYQKRHPSIKVTAEDFADDVEHVNELVNEGDERSKTQRQGYGAYRCKICPYTHGTLEKLKIHYEKYHNQSATDMLKANAIQSPARREDLVAECSSSSVTEVSEACDFDLKLPEVAKSDKHALFKCQLCKYFCSTRKGIARHYRIKHNNVRAQPEGKNNVFKCALCSYTNPIRKGLAAHYQKRHDIDAYYTHCLAASKTVAEKPNKVTLPLASEAESPAMSEELRLAVDRRKCSLCSFQAFSRKSIVSHYIKRHPGVFPKKQPSSKLGRYFTVIYSKEAEKPPSTEEVEVVEVKDEVEPEGEVDWLPFKCLKCFKLSFSAAELLVMHYNDCHDKELKRDFITIPSPAEDGTELYQCTHCEIKFLTLPELSVHLINHNEDFQKKAMRLERRKQLQSKQRTTEPPEAKPENKVDGTPGKTPIGYRCNFCVEVHPTLRAICNHLRKHVQYGEAKKGHVKEAAEMPVPMDAVTNGDVEDVVAVDADPLETAASPADVTMETEEPVAVERR from the exons ATGGAAGTGCTGCAGTGTGATGGCTGTGATTTCCGTGCAGAGTCGAATGATGAGCTCAAGGTGCACGTAGAAGACGTCCACACAGCCTTCCTGCAGCCCGCAGAAGTGGGAGAAGGTGAAGGGTCACCCAGAAGATCCAGGTCTAACTCGTTAAACTCGCTCAGCCAAACAGAGGATGAGGAAGACTTGAGCAATCACAATTACGACTCTTTGAAAAAGGAAGCAG GTATTAAACCATTTAACAAAGACCTTGGGCACATCTCCGATTCAAAGAAAATGAAACACAACCAGTCAGCAAAACCTTCAAACAAAACGTCAACTCCATTTTTCCAGTGCAAGTTCTGTGTGCGGTACTTCAGATCCAGCTCTCTTCTCAGTGAACACACCAAGAAGGTCCATGGAGAAGCAAGCGATGAAAGATCACTCAAAACTTCCAAGCAGGCCAGCTGCAGTGCTATGACTTACGATGGTGTAGGAACGGTCTTTTCCTGCCAGTATTGCACTTATAAATCCCCACAAAGAGCACGGATTCTGAAACACCaaaaaatgcatcataaagaaAGTCTGCCAGGCCACTCGGCTCCTCCTGTTGGAGCAGAGGTTTTGGATTTGGACTCTGATGCCTCCTCCGTCGAAGAACAATGTGAAGAGTCGCCAGGGGATGTAGAACGTAATGTGCTGGAATCTATGATCAAGCCCCAGTCAAGAGGAAGCTTTAACTGTGAGTGGTGTGGGTTTCAGACTTCGCTAAGGCAGCAGTTAGCCGATCACATGATGAAGAAACACCATAACATGGTGAAGATCATGGTATCCTTGCAACAGCCCAAAACGCATGACGGAAGTGTGGGATCCAGCAAGTCTGATTCTGCTTCATCCAGGAGAAGCACTCCAACCTCTAATTTAAACCTGAATGATTTAGCGAGCAATGAAGGTTCCTCCGCAAATCCCTCATCAATCAAAGGATCCTCTGGCAATGCATCACTCAAGACCACTTCAGGGATATCAAGTTTTCAGTACTCACAGCTCACAGCAAAAATACCCAACAGCACAGGATCTTCCATACTGTCAGAGAGATCGACTTTCACCATGGCAGATATGTCTAGGTCTGGCCTGGATCTAGATGCCAGCATGCTTAATGATTCCAGAAGCAGTTCAGATGATGAACTCTGTGACTTGGATGATCCCAATTACACAGAGTCAGCTGAGGATTCTACTAAGCTGCTTCTGTCAGAAGAGGATAATGACCTGCTGGAAACTAAAGGAGTTCCATTCAAAAGACACATGAACAGGTTCCAGTGCCCTTTCTGCTCCTTCTTGACCATGCACCGACGTAGTATTTCTCGTCACATAGAGAACATTCACTTATCTGGCAAAGCTACGGTGTATAAATGTGACAAGTGCCCCTTTCTTTGCACCAACCCAATAAAACTTGACGCGCACAAACAATGTCACAGTGGGTCTTCTGAATGGGACACTATGGACTTAACCAGTGAAAGTGTAGATGGTCCGTCTGACCACTCTGTGCCAGTAAACGGAGGAAATGGCAGCTCTAAAATCAATGGGAAAAAATCTAGTGCAGTCGATGAACAGCAGGGTCCTCATCGGTGCTCACTGTGTAACTTTTCCACCATCACACTAAAAGGTCTACGTGTCCACCAGCAACACAAACACTCATACTGTGATGGAACACAAGTCGCTGGTCAAGAGGGCTCGTCCAATGAGCAGCAAGATTCTGAGTCCGAGTCCTACAGCTCCTTGAGCTTCGTTCAGAAAACTCAGACCTCAATCCTTGGATTTTCAACCAAGAAGCATCTTATTGGGAAGACAGCACGAAAGTCCATCAACGATTTGCCCTTGGATCTCTCTCCTGTCAAAAAACGGACAAGGAttgatgaaattgcaaacaatCTCCAGAGCAAGATAAGTCAAAGCCAACAGCATGAAGATGTGATTAACCTTGAGGAGATGGATGACGATATGGAGGAGAATGGAAATCACATCGATTTAGAAACAAGCAAAGAGAGAGAATCCTCTGATGCTCGAAGTCAGCACTACACTTTCAACACTCAGCGCCTTCCTGTTAGAAATTCTGGAAGTGTTCAGACAGAGCGTGGTGTTGGGAAAAGAAAACGCAATCTGCAGTCCAAACttagctcaagaaacattcctgtTCAAGTCACCATTTCTGATGATGAAGACAATTACAGTGCCTCTTTAGAATCTAAAGATGCCCAAGATCAAAGCAGCCAAGATAGCAGAGAGACATATCAAGACAACACTGAATTCAATACTGAAGAACCTGGAAACCTGTTCTACTGTAAACATTGTGAGTACCAAAACAAGTCTGCTCGCAGTGTCAGCACACACTACCAGAGGATGCACCCTTATATCAAGTTTAGCTTCAGATACATCCTGGACCCAGAGGATCAGAGCGCAGTCTTCCGTTGTCTCGAGTGTTTCATCGAATATAACAACTTTAATGATCTGCACCAGCATTATATGACACACCATCCAGAAGCAAGTAACGTTTTGAACTTTAACCAGCCAGATCTGGTGTATATGTGCCGTTTCTGTTCCTACACAAGTCCAAATGTGCGGAGCCTGATGCCCCATTATCAAAGAATGCACCCTTCAGTGAAGATCAACAATGCCATGATCTTCTCCAGCTACATGGTCGATCAGCCTCATAAGGGTGCTGCTGAATCCCAAACACTGAGAGAAATCTTGAATTCTGGGCCCAAGAGTTTCAGCCCCACCTCATCTGGGTCCAGATCATCATCCAGTCCTGCTttaaaaagcatctgcaaaacGGCAGAAGCAAACGCTGAGACTGAAGGTCTTCGAGAAAGTCTGGGTGGTAATGTGGTGGTTTACGACTGTGACGTCTGTTCTTTCTCAAGTCCCAACATGCACTCAGTATTGGTCCATTATCAGAAAAAGCACCCGGAGCAAAAGGCCTCATACTTCCGCATACAGAAGACCATGCGGGTCATATCTGTTGACCGGGCACAGTTGTCAAACAATTCAACCTACAGCCTGACGAGCACCCCCAAGTCTTCAAACGTCATCTCACCTGCAGCTCTGGATGAAGATGTTTATTACTGCAAACACTGTGTCTACAACAACCGCTCTGTAGTGGGTGTTCTGGTCCACTATCAAAAGCGACATCCGGAGATTAAGGTGACGGCAAAGTACATAAAGCAGGCACCCCCAACTCCGGGACTGCTGAAACTCATGGATGAGTTACAGATCGCACCTCCTAAACAATTTCTGAAGCAATTGAACAATAATGGGATTGAAGGGTCAGGTAATTCCAGCACTAAAGGAGCATCCGACAAAGGGGAACCTGAAATGTTGTTCTTCTGCCAGCACTGCGACTACGGGAACCGGACTGTGAAGGGGGTCTTGATTCATTACCAGAAGAAGCACAGAGACGTGAAAGCCAATGCCGACCTCGTCCGTAGACACACAGCTGTGGTCAGGAGTCAGAGAGAACGAGCACAGATGTCCCAAGCAGGAAGTTCTACATCCACTGCAACTGTAGCTACTGAAGCAGAAAAATCCAGGGCGTTGCGATCTTTGAAGTGTAGACACTGTGTATACACATCTCCTTATGTGTATGCATTGAAGAAGCATTTGAAGAAGGATCATCCTACAGTGAAGGCCACGGCTATGACGATCTTACACTGGGCTTATCAGGACGGCGTGTTGGAGGCTGGTTATCACTGTGAGTGGTGCATATACTCCCATGCTGAACCAAGCGGGCTGCTCATGCATTACCAAAGACGCCACCCTGAGCACAATGTCGACTACACCTACATGGCTAGCAAACTGTGGGCTGGTCCTGATACTTCTACTAGCAGACAAGCTGGGAACTCTGAAACTAAGCATTACCAATGCAGAGATTGTGCCTTTGAGGCGTGCTCCATCTGGGATATTACTAACCATTACCAAGTGGTGCACCCTTGGGCCGTCAAAGGTGACGAGTCTGTCCTACTCGACATTATCAAAGGAAACAAAGCACCTGAAAAGCTGCTCCCACATCTGCCCAAAGGACATATTTCCATGTCCAGTCCATTTAACAGCAACCAGGAGGAAGAGGCTGCAGTTGAAGTCAGCCGCCCAACACATGAGCGACAGGCTAATCTCTCTTTGTCTGCCACATCGTCTATTTCAAATAACCCTTACCAGTGCACCGTATGCTTGTCTGAGTACAACAGTCTTCACGGGCTTCTGACCCACTATGGCAAGAAACACCCAGGCATGAAAGTGAAAGCTGCTGACTTTGCTCAGGAGGCAGATATCAACCCTAGCTCTGTTTACAAATGCAGACAATGTCCCTACGTGAACTCTCGCATCCATGGAGTTCTCACACACTACCAGAAACGGCATCCTTCCATCAAAGTCACGGCTGAAGACTTTGCCGATGATGTTGAGCATGTAAACGAGCTGGTTAATGAGGGGGATGAGCGATCCAAAACCCAGAGACAGGGCTACGGTGCTTACCGCTGCAAGATATGTCCTTACACACATGGAACTTTAGAGAAGCTGAAGATACACTATGAGAAATATCATAACCAGTCGGCCACAGATATGTTGAAAGCAAATGCTATCCAGTCGCCAGCCAGAAGAGAGGATTTGGTTGCTgaatgcagcagcagcagtgtgacCGAAGTCTCAGAGGCCTGTGACTTTGACCTCAAGCTTCCCGAAGTTGCGAAGAGCGACAAGCATGCGTTGTTTAAATGTCAGCTGTGCAAATACTTCTGCTCCACCCGGAAAGGTATTGCTCGTCACTACCGTATCAAGCATAACAATGTCAGAGCACAGCCCGAAGGGAAGAACAATGTCTTTAAATGTGCCCTCTGCTCCTACACCAACCCCATCCGCAAAGGCCTCGCAGCACACTACCAGAAACGGCATGACATTGATGCCTACTACACCCATTGCTTGGCAGCATCCAAGACTGTGGCGGAGAAACCGAACAAGGTGACGCTGCCCTTGGCATCAGAGGCAGAGTCTCCAGCGATGAGCGAAGAGCTAAGGCTTGCAGTGGACAGAAGGAAATGTTCACTCTGCTCCTTCCAGGCGTTCAGCAGAAAGAGTATCGTTTCCCATTACATAAAGCGCCACCCAGGAGTCTTTCCCAAGAAGCAGCCCTCCAGCAAACTGGGCCGTTACTTCACTGTGATCTATTCCAAGGAGGCAGAGAAACCTCCATCTACGGAAGAGGTGGAAGTCGTTGAAGTTAAGGATGAGGTGGAACCTGAAGGTGAGGTGGACTGGCTCCCCTTTAAATGCCTGAAATGCTTCAAGCTGTCGTTCAGCGCGGCGGAGCTGCTGGTGATGCATTACAACGACTGCCACGACAAGGAACTCAAACGGGATTTCATCACCATTCCGAGCCCCGCAGAAGATGGGACAGAGCTCTACCAGTGCACCCACTGTGAAATCAAGTTCTTGACTCTTCCAGAACTCAGCGTCCATCTGATAAACCACAATGAGGATTTCCAGAAAAAAGCCATGAGGCTTGAGCGAAGAAAACAGCTTCAAAGCAAACAGAGGACGACAGAGCCACCAGAAGCCAAACCTGAGAATAAG GTGGATGGCACCCCCGGTAAGACTCCCATTGGCTACAGGTGTAACTTCTGCGTGGAGGTCCACCCCACCCTCCGAGCCATCTGCAACCACCTGAGAAAGCATGTGCAGTACGGGGAGGCCAAGAAGGGACACGTGAAG GAAGCAGCAGAGATGCCTGTTCCCATGGACGCAGTCACCAACGGCGATGTGGAGGATGTGGTTGCCGTGGACGCTGACCCACTGGAGACTGCTGCATCACCGGCTGACGTCACCATGGAGACGGAGGAGCCGGTGGCCGTGGAACGGAGATGA